A genomic segment from Bacteroidota bacterium encodes:
- a CDS encoding IS3 family transposase (programmed frameshift), translated as MGSIRKNHSASFKAKVALEAVKKEKTISQLSSEYGVHSNQINLWRNRVLEELPSIFSQKRKKKEKETEELQSELYQQIGQLKVELDWLKKKSLDCSVELKRQSIDIDNSQIPIARQCELLGVSRSSYYYQSCKDDSYNHLLMRLIDEEFTRCPFCGIKKMTAVLRRQGHQVNPKRIRRLTRLMGLEAIYPKPNLSKVAKEHKIYPYLLRNISIKRVDHVWSTDITYIRLNQGFIYLVAVIDWFSRYVLSYEFSTTLDKAFCIKALQDSLKMATPEIFNTDQGSQFTSNAFTGILNDAKIRISMDGRGRALDNIFIERLWRSVKYERVYLRNYETVHEATQDIGEYFDLYNNRRLHQSLKYQTPAEVYLNGFI; from the exons ATGGGTAGTATCAGAAAAAATCACAGTGCATCGTTCAAAGCAAAAGTTGCGCTTGAAGCCGTCAAAAAAGAGAAGACAATTTCCCAGTTATCCAGTGAATATGGTGTACATTCAAACCAAATCAATCTGTGGCGCAACCGGGTTCTAGAGGAACTACCTAGTATCTTTTCCCAAAAACGTAAGAAAAAGGAAAAAGAGACAGAAGAACTTCAGTCAGAACTTTATCAGCAAATCGGACAATTAAAGGTTGAATTAGACTGGCTTAAAAAAAAATC TCTAGACTGCTCAGTTGAACTAAAACGCCAATCTATTGATATAGATAATTCCCAGATACCGATAGCTCGACAATGTGAGCTCCTGGGTGTTAGCCGGTCAAGCTACTACTACCAATCATGTAAAGATGATAGCTATAATCATCTACTTATGCGATTGATCGACGAGGAATTTACTCGGTGCCCGTTTTGCGGCATTAAAAAAATGACAGCAGTTTTAAGGCGCCAGGGGCACCAGGTCAACCCAAAAAGAATAAGACGGTTAACACGACTTATGGGTCTTGAAGCAATATATCCAAAACCGAATCTAAGCAAAGTTGCAAAAGAACATAAGATATATCCGTACTTATTACGAAATATTAGCATAAAGCGTGTCGATCACGTGTGGTCGACAGACATAACATACATAAGGTTAAATCAGGGATTCATTTATCTTGTTGCTGTAATAGACTGGTTCAGCCGGTATGTTCTCAGCTATGAATTTTCAACCACATTAGATAAGGCGTTTTGCATAAAAGCTTTGCAAGATTCCTTAAAAATGGCTACCCCAGAAATTTTCAACACTGATCAGGGCAGCCAGTTTACCAGTAATGCCTTTACCGGTATTTTAAATGACGCCAAGATTAGAATTAGTATGGATGGACGAGGTCGAGCCTTGGACAACATTTTTATAGAACGGCTTTGGCGTAGTGTAAAATATGAACGTGTATATCTTCGCAACTATGAAACCGTTCATGAAGCCACTCAAGATATAGGAGAGTATTTTGATCTGTACAATAACAGACGTCTTCATCAATCATTAAAGT